AGTTGACATATTGTGCACCTTCGGCACCCTGAACACTCTTAAGCTGGAGTCGCTGCGCAACACGATCCGGGACGGGGAGGTCTACCTTTATATGGACAATGACAGCTCGGGCAAAAAAATCCGCGGCGTGCTGAGCGACGCTTTTCCCGATGCAGTACATATGTATACCCGCAAGGGGTATGCCGGAGTCGAGGGCACGCCTGATGAATACAACATCACCCAACTTGAGAAGGCCGGGCTTGAGGAATACATTATCTATCCGCAGCCTTACGGCCAGGAGCATGAAGGGTAATTAATGGTGTGAACCTCGCAGCTTATCATGTGGACACCTGGGCGTGTGGGCCAATGGTGTTGGCGTTTGGCCCACACGCCCAAGCAACGCCGAATGTAATCGGTTTTTCGCATATATTCCCCATCTCAAAAAAAGAGCGTCCCAGGCAACCATTCACGGCTGCAGGGACGCTCTTTCTGTGCAATTCACTATTCACGCGCCAGCTTCTTCACAGCCTTAGCCAGGAATTCCGGCGTCACATTCTCCGTGTCCCCGGCATCATATAGACCCCGAAGCTGATTGTTCTTATCCACCAGCCCGATCAGGTTGGCGTGGGCGAAATCATCCTTGCTCGTGCCGTAGATCAGCACCTTGAAGGAATCGGCCGCCAGCTTGCGCACCTGCTCCTGGTCTCCCCGCAGGAAATACCATCCGTTATAATCCGCATGGAACTTGTCGCCGAACGCCTTAATCGCTTCCCGTGTGTCATTCTCCGGGTCGAACGAGATCGAGACGAACTTGACATCCTTGCCGAAGCTGCCGTCCTTAACCAGCAGATCCTGCGTCTCGGACAGCATATAAGTGGTAATAGGACATACATCCGGGCATACGGTGAAGAAGAAATAGACCAGTCTAGCCGTACCTTCCGTGTCCGCGAGCCGGATCTGCTTGCCGTCCACATTCTCCAGGGAGAAGTCCTGCACCTGCCCGATCACCGGCAGCTTCTTCTCTCCGAAGCCAAAGGATTGCACGGCCAGAAAGACCGCCATAATCACTGCAATCAGCAGAAGAAGCCAGGTCCATTTGTAGCGTTTCAGGGTCTGCACAGGACAACCTCCCATAATTCAAAGAATGAGTACACTAACTAAGGGGCCGGAGCCGCAGGAGTGTTATACGTGAATCGTATTCAGCACCAGGGCGATCAGGCTGAGTGTCAGATAATTAATGGAGAACAGGAAGTTTTTCTTGGCCCAGGCATCATCATCCTTCGCCTTCAGGCCGATTAAGGTTAAGTAGAGCCAGGCAACCGACAGAGCCAGCGATACAATCAGATAATAAATGCCTGCATAATCATAGGCGTACATCAGCACAGGTACCGGAAGCAGCAGCGCCACATAAGGAATCATCTGGAACTTGGTGCGGCGCGTCCCCTTCACTACCGGAAGCAGAGGGAAGCCTGCGGCCCTGTACTCCTCCTTGCGGCGGATGCCGAGCGCCCAGAAGTGGGGCGGCTGCCACAGAAACAGCATGGCGAACAGCAGCCAGGCTCCAAGATCCACCTTCCCTGTAACCGCCACATAGCCGATGACCGGCGGCATAGCCCCGGAGATTGCACCTACCGAGGTGCTCCAGGTGGAGGTTCTTTTGAGCCAGAGGGTGTATACTACAACATAAACGAACATGCCCAATACACCGAACCATCCGGCCAGCATACCGCAGAAGATGAACAGCACCGCCAGCCCGGCAATGCCGAGACATATGCCGTAGACCAGTACGGTTCCCGGCTTCAGCCTGCCTGTAGGCAGTCCGCGTTCCCGGGTCCGTTCCATTTTCATATCGAGATCGCGGTCAAAATAATTATTGAACACACAGGCCGAGGCCATCACCAGCATGGTGCCGAGCAGCGTCAGCAGCAGGCGGCCGTACTGCACCTCCCAGCCTGATGCCACCCAGTAGCCAGCAAATGCAGCGATCAGATTGGAGCGGATGATGCCCGGCTTCGTTACGGTAATAAAGTCACGCCAGCTTGCGCCTTCCGGCGATTTGGCGGACATGGATGCGGAATCAGAAGC
This region of Paenibacillus sp. FSL K6-1096 genomic DNA includes:
- a CDS encoding DNA primase yields the protein MSITIIVEGKNDRSRLRRLLRPEVDILCTFGTLNTLKLESLRNTIRDGEVYLYMDNDSSGKKIRGVLSDAFPDAVHMYTRKGYAGVEGTPDEYNITQLEKAGLEEYIIYPQPYGQEHEG
- a CDS encoding SCO family protein gives rise to the protein MQTLKRYKWTWLLLLIAVIMAVFLAVQSFGFGEKKLPVIGQVQDFSLENVDGKQIRLADTEGTARLVYFFFTVCPDVCPITTYMLSETQDLLVKDGSFGKDVKFVSISFDPENDTREAIKAFGDKFHADYNGWYFLRGDQEQVRKLAADSFKVLIYGTSKDDFAHANLIGLVDKNNQLRGLYDAGDTENVTPEFLAKAVKKLARE
- the cyoE gene encoding heme o synthase gives rise to the protein MDNQLRYQASDSASMSAKSPEGASWRDFITVTKPGIIRSNLIAAFAGYWVASGWEVQYGRLLLTLLGTMLVMASACVFNNYFDRDLDMKMERTRERGLPTGRLKPGTVLVYGICLGIAGLAVLFIFCGMLAGWFGVLGMFVYVVVYTLWLKRTSTWSTSVGAISGAMPPVIGYVAVTGKVDLGAWLLFAMLFLWQPPHFWALGIRRKEEYRAAGFPLLPVVKGTRRTKFQMIPYVALLLPVPVLMYAYDYAGIYYLIVSLALSVAWLYLTLIGLKAKDDDAWAKKNFLFSINYLTLSLIALVLNTIHV